In the genome of Vanacampus margaritifer isolate UIUO_Vmar chromosome 1, RoL_Vmar_1.0, whole genome shotgun sequence, one region contains:
- the ap4s1 gene encoding AP-4 complex subunit sigma-1: protein MITFVLMVNRQGQTRLWRYYQPVNMSGRTALEANVVRACLSRNRDQCSFVEYKDLKVVFRQYAALYIAVGVTDDENELSIYELVQNFVEVLDKYFNRVSELDIMFNLDRVHIILDEMIQNGRIVETNKSNILAPLNALDKMADG, encoded by the exons ATGATCACCTTCGTCCTGATGGTGAACCGCCAGGGTCAGACCCGACTGTGGCGGTACTACCAGCCCGTCAACATGAGTGGCCGGACGGCGCTGGAGGCCAACGTCGTACGCGCCTGCCTGAGCCGCAACAGAGATCAG TGTTCCTTTGTGGAGTACAAAGACTTGAAAGTGGTTTTCCGCCAGTATGCCGCCCTCTACATCGCCGTGGGCGTCACCGATGACGAG AACGAGCTGTCCATCTACGAGCTGGTCCAGAACTTTGTGGAGGTTCTTGACAAATACTTCAACCGTGTG AGTGAACTGGAT ATCATGTTCAACCTGGACCGCGTTCACATCATCCTGGACGAGATGATCCAGAACGGGCGCATCGTGGAGACCAACAAGAGCAACATTCTGGCGCCACTTAACGCCCTGGACAAGATGGCCGACGGCTGA